GAGTTCCTAGAGGAACTTTCCAGAGTGGGGGCAGCCAAAGCTAGGTTCAGATGCACATGATCTCAGCTGGGCAAAGCTGGGAGGAAGTCCCTGGGAGGTTTGGGACATCTCTATACCTGACAGAACCTCCGCAGGGCTCGCTGGTTAGTCAGTTTATACTTCCAGGTAAGATACCAGCTCCGCTTCTTCCGAGCCCCAAAGGGCTTGATGAGGGGGTTGGGCTTCCAATCGTCCATGCCGGACTTGGGGGGTCACCACTGTCCTGACCAACCCATGCCTTCAGGAACCTGAGGGGACCAGAGGTTCACATGGGGTAGTGTTCCTCCCAAAGTCTGATGCCTCTTGGGGATTTGAGGGAAGACCTCCCAGCAACTCTTCCCTCCAAGCATCATGCTGTGTGATCTGGGGAAAGTGACTCAACTTCTCTGGAAACCTTCAGAGGTGTCAGATCACCTGGAAACTCCCCTGAGACGGGCACTGCCAAGGCAGCCCAGGGCCTCAAGGGTGGAGGCCAAGGAATCGACTCTCAAGGATCATCAGCCCCTTCCAGCCCTGGGTAGGCAAAGGGCAGCGATCGCTTCCCCGAATCCACCACCCCCTTCCGTCCTCGTCCCCTCCCGTCTGGCCCCGCTCTTCGCCTTCCAGGGCTCGGGCTGCCGGGGATTCGGGAGAGCTGGCCCGCCGCGCCACTCCTCCCGGACCCCCGCCCAGAGGCACTCACGGTTCAGGGAGCCCGGGCACAGCTCCGGCCCTCCTCCGGCCCTCATTGCTCGGCCCGGGGAGCCGCGGGCCTCCGCCTCCTCCATGCCGCTCGCGGCCCCGCctcggcccggcccggcccggcccggcccgcctCC
The sequence above is a segment of the Manis pentadactyla isolate mManPen7 chromosome 4, mManPen7.hap1, whole genome shotgun sequence genome. Coding sequences within it:
- the LOC130683212 gene encoding voltage-dependent P/Q-type calcium channel subunit alpha-1A-like, which translates into the protein MADTLGEGRSTRGTSELLTPAAALSTARRPLTPRRRRRRRKPGGGPGRAGPGRGGAASGMEEAEARGSPGRAMRAGGGPELCPGSLNRECLWAGVREEWRGGPALPNPRQPEPWKAKSGARREGTRTEGGGGFGEAIAALCLPRAGRG